One Candidatus Rhodoblastus alkanivorans DNA window includes the following coding sequences:
- a CDS encoding DNA alkylation repair protein encodes MNATSKRASQRVKDVDPARLAMLNAGEIEAATLTECLAIDFAALMRVVLPEVGDDAATIMECEAKTGISKRMALAARLSYDRLGTGAIDNLRKHRSDTLRSWACFMIGATNGVTLTDRLAAIRPLADDHHFGVREWSWIAVRPHLAVDLNEAIANLAGWTTDPSERLRRFASEAIRPRGVWCAHIVALKQQPAKALPILEPLRADPAPYVQDSVGNWLNDAAKDQPEWVRGLCARWTAESPNPATYRICKRALRSINSKD; translated from the coding sequence ATGAACGCCACCTCGAAGCGCGCGAGTCAGCGCGTCAAAGACGTAGACCCCGCTCGCCTTGCCATGCTCAACGCAGGCGAAATCGAGGCCGCAACGTTGACCGAATGCCTCGCTATTGATTTCGCAGCTCTGATGCGCGTGGTCTTGCCGGAAGTGGGCGATGACGCAGCGACCATCATGGAGTGCGAAGCCAAAACCGGCATTTCCAAGCGCATGGCTCTAGCGGCTCGTCTGAGCTATGACCGCCTTGGCACCGGCGCCATAGACAATTTGCGGAAGCATCGCTCCGATACGTTACGGAGCTGGGCCTGCTTCATGATCGGTGCGACTAATGGCGTGACGCTCACGGATCGCCTTGCCGCGATCCGCCCCCTTGCTGATGATCATCATTTCGGAGTGCGGGAATGGTCATGGATCGCCGTGCGGCCACACCTTGCCGTCGATCTCAACGAGGCGATTGCAAATCTTGCCGGATGGACGACCGATCCCTCCGAACGGCTCCGGCGCTTCGCTAGCGAGGCAATCCGGCCACGCGGCGTGTGGTGCGCGCATATCGTGGCGCTGAAACAGCAGCCAGCAAAGGCGCTGCCGATTCTGGAACCCCTGCGAGCCGATCCCGCTCCATATGTGCAGGATTCCGTTGGCAACTGGCTGAATGACGCGGCCAAAGACCAACCAGAATGGGTCCGTGGCCTTTGCGCTCGCTGGACGGCGGAAAGCCCAAACCCTGCGACCTACCGAATTTGCAAACGTGCCCTCCGGTCAATCAATAGCAAGGACTGA
- the tnpA gene encoding IS66-like element accessory protein TnpA, producing the protein MAHSILLTGPDRRRSWSDDERREILAEAFAPGAIVAAVARRREVSTGLIYTWRRNAMRESGAPFLRALVTHDPPPADKPTPQLAPAIVVDLPGGARVSISASACADLIAATLRGLR; encoded by the coding sequence ATGGCCCATTCTATTTTGCTGACAGGTCCAGATCGTCGCCGCTCCTGGTCCGATGACGAGCGGCGCGAGATTTTGGCGGAAGCCTTCGCTCCGGGCGCGATCGTGGCCGCGGTGGCGCGGCGTCGCGAGGTTTCGACCGGCCTCATTTACACGTGGCGTCGGAACGCCATGCGCGAGAGCGGCGCGCCGTTTTTACGCGCGCTTGTCACCCATGATCCGCCGCCGGCGGACAAACCGACACCTCAATTGGCGCCTGCAATCGTCGTGGATCTGCCCGGGGGCGCGCGGGTCAGCATCAGCGCGTCGGCGTGCGCCGATTTGATTGCCGCGACATTGCGGGGCCTGCGATGA
- a CDS encoding DUF6616 family protein, protein MAHYLVELYTPKPAWVALDQNGRQRFFELISSGMAGLSAFGIEAVALGEIDATKMHAAPQQFFAIWRFPDEVALNALLSGIATSGWHNYFETINAAGTGTNLPGHLVQLLAAKG, encoded by the coding sequence ATGGCGCACTATCTGGTAGAACTCTACACTCCAAAGCCCGCATGGGTGGCGCTCGATCAGAACGGTCGGCAGCGGTTCTTTGAGCTTATCAGCTCCGGCATGGCGGGCCTATCGGCTTTCGGCATCGAGGCCGTAGCTCTGGGCGAGATCGACGCGACCAAAATGCATGCGGCGCCCCAACAGTTTTTTGCAATCTGGCGTTTTCCCGACGAAGTGGCGTTGAACGCCCTTCTGTCCGGTATAGCGACGTCTGGATGGCATAACTATTTTGAGACGATCAATGCTGCGGGGACTGGAACCAATCTTCCTGGCCATCTCGTGCAACTCCTCGCCGCGAAAGGATAA
- a CDS encoding recombinase family protein, with protein sequence MSDSPAPKRLGYARVSTVGQTLEAQLDQLKAAGCSRIYREKVSGAKVDRKELGKLVKSIAAGDQVVVTRIDRLARSTFELFAIVKKIVDAGGQFLSLAEPWADTSTSTGRLMIAVLGGLADVERDLIRTRTGEGRARAKMRGQHMGRPSKMTAAQKQEARQRRKDGESVADLARSYGVSPAAIYRTMA encoded by the coding sequence ATGTCCGATAGTCCTGCCCCAAAACGCCTTGGTTACGCCCGCGTCTCGACCGTAGGGCAAACCCTCGAAGCGCAACTCGACCAGCTCAAGGCGGCGGGGTGTTCGCGCATCTATCGCGAGAAGGTTTCCGGCGCGAAAGTCGACCGCAAGGAACTCGGCAAGCTCGTCAAATCCATCGCGGCGGGCGATCAAGTGGTGGTGACGCGCATCGACCGGCTGGCGCGATCGACGTTCGAACTGTTCGCGATCGTGAAAAAAATTGTCGACGCGGGCGGGCAATTTCTCAGTCTCGCGGAGCCGTGGGCGGACACATCGACCAGCACGGGGCGGCTTATGATCGCCGTGCTCGGCGGCTTGGCTGACGTGGAGCGTGATTTGATCCGCACGCGCACAGGCGAAGGCCGCGCCCGCGCCAAAATGCGCGGTCAGCACATGGGGCGGCCCTCGAAAATGACGGCGGCGCAGAAGCAGGAGGCGCGGCAAAGGCGCAAAGACGGAGAATCCGTCGCCGACCTTGCTCGCTCCTACGGCGTGAGTCCGGCCGCCATCTACCGAACGATGGCTTGA
- the tnpB gene encoding IS66 family insertion sequence element accessory protein TnpB (TnpB, as the term is used for proteins encoded by IS66 family insertion elements, is considered an accessory protein, since TnpC, encoded by a neighboring gene, is a DDE family transposase.) yields MIPIPSGVRVWIATGHTDMRRGMQGLALQVQEGLQRDPHAGDLYIFRGRRGDLAKILWHDGVGLSLYAKRLDRGKFIWPSASDGALSISAAQMAYMLEGIDWRNPQLTWRPKSAG; encoded by the coding sequence ATGATTCCGATCCCAAGCGGCGTCCGGGTCTGGATCGCGACAGGCCACACCGACATGAGGCGCGGCATGCAAGGCCTCGCGCTTCAGGTTCAGGAGGGGCTTCAACGTGATCCGCACGCTGGCGATCTGTACATTTTCCGGGGGCGCCGCGGCGATCTGGCGAAGATTCTCTGGCATGACGGCGTCGGGCTGTCTCTTTACGCCAAAAGATTGGACCGGGGAAAGTTCATCTGGCCGTCGGCATCCGATGGCGCTCTGTCGATCTCGGCGGCGCAGATGGCCTACATGCTTGAAGGAATTGATTGGCGTAATCCACAATTGACCTGGCGGCCAAAGAGCGCTGGGTGA
- a CDS encoding VOC family protein: MTIDPSEDSKGDAMIRIREIDHLVLRVADLDAMLKFYCDVLGCAIERRNDALGIVQLRAGRSLLDLAPVDGQLGRAGGGTPGREGRNLDHFCFRVDPFDESKIRSHLAAHNVEAGETTSRYGAEGQGLSIYIKDPEGNVVELKGPAIG, from the coding sequence ATGACCATCGACCCATCTGAAGACTCCAAAGGAGACGCCATGATACGAATCCGGGAGATCGATCATCTCGTGCTTCGCGTCGCAGATCTCGACGCGATGCTGAAATTCTATTGCGACGTGCTTGGCTGCGCGATCGAACGGCGAAACGACGCCCTCGGTATTGTGCAGCTCAGGGCAGGGCGTTCGCTGCTTGATCTCGCGCCAGTCGATGGCCAGCTCGGGCGCGCCGGCGGCGGCACGCCGGGAAGGGAAGGACGCAATCTCGATCACTTCTGCTTCCGGGTCGACCCTTTCGACGAGAGCAAGATCCGCAGCCACCTCGCAGCACATAACGTGGAGGCCGGCGAAACCACTTCACGCTATGGCGCGGAGGGCCAAGGACTGTCGATCTACATCAAGGATCCCGAAGGGAATGTCGTCGAACTAAAAGGGCCGGCAATCGGTTGA
- a CDS encoding GNAT family N-acetyltransferase yields MNLSNFPTIETQRLRLTPLTCDDATALQEITNDPVITNAVHFLANPFTSDDAAALIIGEKDDRDCFIGAWDRDDLVLVGVIGTHLHGENEIEIGYWIKSSLHGLGFGSEAAMAVIAMLRGTFPTRHITAECRVENIASWRLLEKLGFRPSGEAGRRPGRQRLILYLDLAANDAADREG; encoded by the coding sequence ATGAATCTGTCCAATTTCCCCACAATTGAAACCCAGCGTCTTCGCCTCACGCCATTGACTTGCGATGACGCCACCGCGTTGCAAGAGATAACGAATGATCCTGTAATTACAAATGCCGTTCACTTTCTGGCAAATCCGTTCACCTCGGATGACGCCGCTGCTCTTATCATCGGCGAAAAGGACGATCGCGACTGTTTTATCGGCGCTTGGGACCGCGATGACCTCGTACTCGTCGGCGTAATCGGCACGCATCTCCATGGCGAGAACGAGATCGAGATCGGCTATTGGATCAAGAGTTCTTTACATGGACTTGGTTTCGGATCGGAAGCCGCGATGGCGGTAATCGCGATGCTGCGCGGAACGTTTCCGACTCGCCACATAACAGCCGAGTGTCGCGTTGAGAATATTGCATCCTGGCGCCTCCTCGAAAAATTAGGCTTCCGTCCCAGCGGCGAAGCAGGACGGCGACCGGGTCGCCAACGCTTGATTCTCTACCTCGATCTCGCCGCCAATGACGCGGCGGATAGGGAGGGGTGA
- a CDS encoding HD domain-containing protein encodes MIYEWSNLAQRKPLRRLIQNGTARPIMTEARDGRLCEMEKWISICDAIAGEQSPSDASHDISHCRRVWRLSLAIMARDAIEADLLVLMAAAYFHDIRNYPKNSSLRELTSTHSADRAVELLSCHGFPPEKTAKLHHAIAAHSFSAGIPPTSNEARIVQDADRIEALGAIGLARAFAVGSTLGANLFDPDDPLAESRSLNDRRFTLDHFQTKLFHLPDKMNTRAGREIAERRVLVLRDFVSNLMNELHLADVDSAA; translated from the coding sequence GTGATTTACGAATGGTCTAATTTGGCGCAGCGCAAGCCGCTGCGCAGGCTGATTCAGAACGGCACCGCGAGACCAATCATGACAGAAGCTCGGGATGGCAGGCTCTGCGAAATGGAGAAATGGATAAGTATTTGCGACGCCATCGCCGGCGAGCAGAGTCCATCGGACGCATCGCATGATATTTCTCATTGCCGCAGAGTATGGCGGCTTAGCCTGGCAATCATGGCTCGCGATGCGATCGAGGCAGACCTATTGGTTCTGATGGCGGCTGCCTACTTCCACGATATTCGCAATTATCCCAAAAACTCGTCCCTGCGGGAACTCACGTCGACCCATTCCGCGGACAGAGCTGTAGAGCTCCTGTCCTGCCATGGATTTCCCCCTGAGAAGACCGCAAAACTGCATCACGCGATCGCCGCGCACAGCTTTTCGGCGGGGATACCGCCGACGTCGAACGAAGCGCGCATCGTTCAGGACGCGGATCGCATCGAGGCCCTTGGCGCTATCGGATTGGCGCGCGCATTCGCCGTGGGCTCTACTTTGGGTGCGAATTTGTTCGACCCGGATGACCCCCTTGCCGAAAGCCGCTCCCTGAATGACCGTCGGTTCACCTTGGATCATTTTCAAACGAAACTATTTCATTTGCCCGACAAAATGAACACGCGGGCAGGCAGAGAAATTGCCGAACGGCGCGTCCTGGTTCTCAGGGACTTCGTTTCAAACTTGATGAATGAGCTGCATCTGGCGGATGTCGACTCCGCTGCCTGA
- a CDS encoding MarR family winged helix-turn-helix transcriptional regulator yields the protein MEMLERKHLALLDEAQRRGKLETANIRLCFELLALASAINRDCAARLARHQLSEGKFVLLFLLHDLPEGLSPYELAERAGVTRATITGLLDGLARDGFLARHGDMEDRRKVIVRLTAKGQKAARDLFNDHTQWINSLFSGFSAHERQVLDRLLRHAWRNTDLGAKEGMASEAGGVPA from the coding sequence ATGGAAATGCTGGAACGAAAGCACCTCGCCTTGCTCGATGAAGCACAACGCCGAGGCAAACTCGAAACCGCTAACATCCGGCTGTGCTTTGAGTTACTGGCGCTTGCCTCCGCAATCAACCGCGATTGCGCCGCACGCCTCGCTCGACACCAACTATCCGAAGGAAAGTTCGTGCTGTTGTTCCTGCTGCATGATCTTCCCGAAGGACTTTCCCCATACGAGCTGGCCGAACGGGCAGGCGTCACGCGAGCGACGATTACCGGGCTTCTCGACGGGCTAGCGCGCGACGGCTTTCTTGCCCGTCATGGTGATATGGAAGATCGCCGCAAGGTCATCGTGCGTCTGACTGCGAAGGGACAGAAAGCAGCACGCGACCTGTTCAACGATCATACCCAATGGATCAACTCGCTTTTCTCTGGATTCAGCGCCCACGAACGACAGGTGCTCGACCGCTTGCTGCGGCACGCATGGCGAAACACTGATCTCGGAGCGAAAGAGGGAATGGCCAGCGAAGCGGGCGGCGTCCCCGCATGA